The Streptomyces sp. DG1A-41 genomic sequence CTCTCCGATGTCCAGGGCGCCGCAGTCCAGGCCGCGCAGCAGGTAGCCGCTGAGGGCCTTGGCGGTGGCGGGTTCGTCCATGACGTCGCCGCCGGTGCGGTTGGCGTAGCGGGCGAGGCGGGCGGCGGCCTGCTCGAAGCCCTCTCGGTAGAAGGCGAAGACGGCCGCGTACCGGGTGGGGATGTGGCCGGGGTGCATGTCCCAGCCCTGGTAGTAGGCACGGGCCAGGGCGCGGCGGGTCAGGCCGTAGTGCAGGCGCCAGGCGGCGTGCACCTTCTCGGTCGGGCCGATGGGCAGGACGTTGGTGGAGCCGTCCGAGACGCGGACGCCGGTGCCGGCCGCGGCGACCTGCATGACCGCCTTGGCGTGGTCGGCGGCCGGGTGGTCGCTTGCCTGGTGGGCGGCGGAGACGCCGAGGCAGGCGCTGTAGTCGAAGGTGCCGTAGTGCAGGCCGGTGGCGCGGCCCTCGGCGGCCTGGATCATGCGGGCGACGGTGGCGGTGCCGTCGGCTGCGAGGATGGACTGGCTGGTCTCGATCTGTATCTCGAAGCCGATCCGGCCGGGCTCCAGCCCGTGCGTCTTCTCGAAGGCGTCCAGCAGCCGTGCCATGGCCGTGACCTGCTCGGCGTACGTCACCTTCGGCAGGGTGAGCACCAGCCCGCGGGGCAGGCCGCCGGCCTCCATCAGGCCGGTGAGGAAGATGTCGAGGGTGCGGATGCCCCGGTCGCGTACTGGCGCCTCCATGCACTTCATGCGGATGCCCATGTAAGGGGCCGCGGTGCCGTCCTCGTACGCCTCGGCGATCAGCCGCGCGGCGCGGGCTGCGGCCTCGTCCTCCTCGGCGTCGGGGCGGTTGCCGTAGCCGTCCTCGAAGTCGACGCGCAGGTCCTCGATCGGCTCGCGCTCCAGCTTGGCGTGCACGCGCGCGTGGACGGGCTCGGCGAGTTCGTCGGCCAGGCCGAGGACGGCGGCGAAGGACGCGGCGTCCGGGGCGTGTTCGTCGAGGGCGGCCAGGGCCCGGTCGCCCCAGGAGCGGACGGTGTCGGCGGCGAAGACGTCGCCGGGGACGTAGACGGTGTGGACGGGCTGGCGGGTGCCGGGGTCTCCGGGGTAGCGGCGCTCCAGTTCGGCGTCGACCGGCGCGAGGGAGGCGCTGATCTCCTCGCTGACGGTGCCCGCGAGGCTCGTCGCCACCTTCTCCTGCTGGCCCTGACCCATTCCGAGACCCTCCTATTTCCGCTGTACGGAATCAACAATCCGTAGAGCGAAGTTATCGGCCGACCTTCCCGCTGGTCAACACCGCCTTACGTACCGATCCACTCCGCCATCTCGGCATGTTCACGTCCATCTGGCACCGTTTCCCGCGGAAGCACGCACACCGTCACACCTCCGTCACCACGACTCGCCCGTAAGCCGCCACAGAAGGAGCCCCTGTGCCGCACCTTCGAGTCACGCGCCGCCTGGGCCTGAAGACCGCGCTGGCCGGCGCGGTCGCCCTGCCGCTCTCCAGTACAGCAGTCTCCCCCGTGTCCGCCTCGGCCGAGGGGCGTTCGGACGGCCACCTGGAGGTCATGTCGTTCAACCTCCGCTTCGCCAGTGCGGCCGAACCCAACAGCTGGGCCGCCCGCAGACCGGTCACGCGCGCCCTGCTGCGCCGCGAGCGCCCGCATGTCATCGGCACCCAGGAGGGCCTCTACCAGCAGTTACAGGACATCGAGGCCGACCTCGGAGCGCACTACGACTGGATCGGCACCGGACGCGCCGGCGGCAGCCGCGACGAGTTCATGGCGATCTTCTACGACACCCGCCGGCTCGCCCCGGTCGAGTACGACCACTTCTGGCTCTCCGACACCCCGAGCGTGATCGCCTCCAACACCTGGGGCAACGCCTCGATCCGCATGGTCACCTGGGTGCGCCTGCGCGATCTGCGCGACGACGGGCGGGAGTTCTACGTGCTCAACACCCACCTGGACAACGCGAGCCAGTACGCGCGCGAGCGTGCCGCGTCCCTCACGGCGCAGCGGATAGCCGGGCTGGACCGCTCCCTCCCCGTGGTCGTGACGGGCGACTTCAACGTCGCGGCGCACGGGAATTCGGTCTACGACACGATGCTGGGCGCCGGGCTCGTCGACACCTGGGACGCGGCGGCCGAGCGCGGCGAGCTCTACGGGACGTTCCACGGGTACAAGCCGCTGGTGCCCGGCGGCGCCCGCATCGACTGGATCCTGGCCACGCCGGGCGTCACGGTGCACCGCGCGGTGATCAACAC encodes the following:
- a CDS encoding aldolase/citrate lyase family protein, which translates into the protein MGQGQQEKVATSLAGTVSEEISASLAPVDAELERRYPGDPGTRQPVHTVYVPGDVFAADTVRSWGDRALAALDEHAPDAASFAAVLGLADELAEPVHARVHAKLEREPIEDLRVDFEDGYGNRPDAEEDEAAARAARLIAEAYEDGTAAPYMGIRMKCMEAPVRDRGIRTLDIFLTGLMEAGGLPRGLVLTLPKVTYAEQVTAMARLLDAFEKTHGLEPGRIGFEIQIETSQSILAADGTATVARMIQAAEGRATGLHYGTFDYSACLGVSAAHQASDHPAADHAKAVMQVAAAGTGVRVSDGSTNVLPIGPTEKVHAAWRLHYGLTRRALARAYYQGWDMHPGHIPTRYAAVFAFYREGFEQAAARLARYANRTGGDVMDEPATAKALSGYLLRGLDCGALDIGEVARLTGLTRADLESFAVPRRGDLTASA
- a CDS encoding endonuclease/exonuclease/phosphatase family protein; the encoded protein is MPHLRVTRRLGLKTALAGAVALPLSSTAVSPVSASAEGRSDGHLEVMSFNLRFASAAEPNSWAARRPVTRALLRRERPHVIGTQEGLYQQLQDIEADLGAHYDWIGTGRAGGSRDEFMAIFYDTRRLAPVEYDHFWLSDTPSVIASNTWGNASIRMVTWVRLRDLRDDGREFYVLNTHLDNASQYARERAASLTAQRIAGLDRSLPVVVTGDFNVAAHGNSVYDTMLGAGLVDTWDAAAERGELYGTFHGYKPLVPGGARIDWILATPGVTVHRAVINTFALNGQFPSDHLPVQASLRLR